CAGGGTCTTTGTAGTCGTGTCCTGTGATGACACATGCACATTAAAGTGGTTGTGATCGACTGACAGGGTGACACATGCTTAATGATGCCTGCAGCTAAAAATCAAAAAATCGACAGAGATTGTGTGAAGCACGCAGCAACAACCAGGCATGAGGCTAGATATggtaaaagtgaaaatatacaCAACATACAGTCCTTTCAGTGTAGGAAAGcaattatttaaaacaaatctcTATTAGTGGGGGTAATCAATTTAGGAAGACCATCAAAATAAGAGCACATTGAATAGTTTAATCTTGGGGCAGATTCTTTGTTGTTTTCAGAAGATGATATTCAGAGTAAGAGAAGGAAATTGTGGGTGCTGGGGTTGCTCCAATTGACAAAATGTCCAACATATGATCAATTCACATTTAAACAAAGTCAATTGAACCTTAGGCCAAAGATTTTTTTACAGCTTCAATACTAGATAAAGCCATAATTAGTGACACACCTGTACCAGAGAAAGGGAAGTAAGGGAaatagaggaagagagagcaACACAGTGTATACTAACCACCAGGTAGCCGGTACGTAGGAATAGCACCACCCCGAAGATGTTGATCATGCAGGTGGTGAAAACTCCATCCCAGGTGCCGAAGAGCACCGGCTCCCACACAAACAGTTTGATCCTCCACCACGGCTGGCTGGACTGCTGGAGGCCCTGACCAAAGACACACAACAGTCAAAGAGCTCGGACAAAAATTGGGGTTCTGCATATTCTGCACCCTCAGCCtggaatttgctccaaaatgacctaaaaaaatcaaggagctggtatcattaaatatttttaaatgtaaaatgaaggctttagaagcagaaTCTATGGCATGTCAATGTCAATGTttctgactcccagaaaagttcctttttgtccccccatttgtctttagatagttctcttttaatgcacattttagtgctttcagtgtttgtgaattgtattttatctctatttgtgtctgtgtctgcaactttgtgttcttgctgctgaccgtcttggccaggtctcccttggaaaagaggttcttaatctcaatgggactaacctggttaaataaaggttaaataacaatacaaaataaaaaagaactggctgatttaaatatttcaacaagAAGAAGTCATTACCATATTCATTTTGAGGACCATACCTGTGCATCTTCGTGAAACAGATCATggacgtgtgtgtttgtgctggtaATATCAGGGACTCCCTCCTTCAGCAGTCCTGCACCGTTTCCCTCCTGGTCACAGGTGTGCACAGTCCAGCCCATTGGCTCGGTTTCCATTACAACCTGCAAGTGTAAACAGTTGCAACACAGGTGTGTCTGTTTGCTCTAGGTTAAACATAatgtaaaacaacaaacatgagGAAATTCAGCTTAAGGCTTGAATGCATTAGTGACCACATAAGTGAAGATAGATGAGCCAGTATTGGTCCCCACCTATCCTGGTTAAACAGCAAACAGGTGCAGAGCAAGGACACCCGGATGTAGCAGGGCGCGCTCCCAACACTGACCCTGGATAGACGTCAAATAATGAAACCAGCCAGGCTACTACTGTATTTAACTTAACAGCTGgctaaaacaataaatcagtcTAATAGAATAATGGAAGGTTTAATTAGCATTAAACAGTGGTGAACAGATTTTTTTAACTACAGTTTTACCTCAATGTTGAGCTATAAATCAACTGTTTAGGCACACAATTTGTAGACTGTTGAGCAGAGAGCATCCAAACCAAACCTAATGAACAAACTTGTCAATTTTCTGTTTCCTGGTAGCAAAAGTGAAATAAGCTCCAGTAAATCCTCAGAGTTACTGGAATTAGCTCTTAAATGAGGCAATAAGCAATTCGGCATCTTAATTAAATACAATTGTatttcaatttttattttttcccccctgaaTTGCCAAAAAAGTAAAGTTTGTGGCAGGAGAGTGCAACAAAAAGTCCAACAAAATAGGTGCTTGTTGGTGGGCTTTATGTGCCATATTGAGGagcacctacagtatatgcattCAGAAAGGtcttaaaaaataacattttacaaggcaaatattttaaataagagttaacacattttaaatagaTGCTGTCTCCATTCATGAAGCATCTAGGCTAAACTCCAGTTAGCTGCACTTACCTTGTACAGAGTCCCATATCATTCCATGCTGAGGAAATAAAAAGAGGAATAATCAGCTACCAAAACAAGAAAATCAGAAATCAGTTCATTTTTCCTCAGATATATGACTCCAGTCAGTAAGAACAGGActtccagctcctcctgctgtAAACACCATGTGTTATTAAAACGTCAGCAGCAGCCTGCAGGTCTTAACTTTAGTTAACTGTTAGCCAACCGACCTATCAGGGTGTGTTGCTGCTTTGCATCAGGATCCTGTGTTAGTTTTGGCAAGCCCTTCAGTATGTTGACTAATGATTACAGCTGGAAAATGCACGTACCACAAAACTTccttatctttttattttgtgaGATTATTTCCTAAAACATGATTTGGACTCCAGTTTTTGGGAAAGGAGATTATGTTTTGAGCCATTTATAGGCATGTTTCTGACTATTTCTGCCAGTCTACAGTCAGAAATAACAAATAGGCCTATACAAAAAAATCCTGAGTGTATGTTAGGTGATTTAACACATCAGAAAAAGTCTTTGGATGTATCAGGCAGCAAACCTGGGGATTTTactaaccctctgagacccacaatagacccatttttgtctattttaggggggtacagggggtctttagggggataTAGCatgtcaacagtagatgtcaaaTAGAAAttgtgtacatcatctgaaaggaacctgaagattaatttgagatgcagctcagcactgtgtgtcaagttgttttagtcataaatcagaaataaacatgcattaattatttaaaataaattgttaaagTGTTTGagagcttagaacattatgatagaaggaTATGATGACCACCCcgatgctctattatgtctcataaattgctgcagcaagttttgggttgataccatttgttacaaagatttgcagctaaatttaaccatttttttttaccactcgataattgataaaagaaaatgatcaataatccctccataataccacattaagtcaccaagaccttgaggaacactatAGAAAAATCcgtgctgtgatttggtttaaaaaactttagacattttgagatttctgcaagaatttaatTTTTCATGGGGATTAGATGGTGAGCaattctgttctggaaactgctcagaaacccctttaTTGTCAATGTACTAAGGAAAGCCacaatgccctaggtctcttgTTTGTGGTTGTAACGTTTtacgaggctgtgattatcctagaggtcaccacaggtcatatTATatagtgaggtcaagtttcttTTGCTTTACAGTCAtatccaatttatgtaattccaagactgtttagggaccccagtatgcagaaatattcaaacacactatttttagaataggcaaaaattacacatttatactgcacgcaaaaataaataaataaaattgataaattgataataaaaataattgttgcCCCAGACCAATTATGAATGCAATGTACAGTAAATAGCATCCTGAATGGCCTTTGCATATCAAAAACAATTCAAGGTCAAATACTgtgaattattttatttataagggCATGACACACAACAATCAAAACAACAATTTAATCAGATTGTTTACAAATCATAATATATTGCAAAAAATCTAATCATATGGGTTACTTGACTGAAATTAATCAGCTACAATTAAAGCTGCACATTATTCATAAAACAAGTTCACTCGACCCGACAAGTTAGAGACCATGCAAATAAACCTTACTGTCTAACTTAAGATCAACCTTACAGTGAAGCGGCGGCGCTTCCTCGTCAAGTTcttcaaaaagtgtgaaaacGCCAAAGTCAAAGAGGGAGATTCCCGTCGGCAAATTGAAAGATCTTGACACAAACGACTTGTACAGAGATAAATGAGGGTAGCAATAGTGACTGcatatgatatactgtacatatcagtGCCTTAAATGACATGTTTCAAAAATAGTTTTTATCAAAAAATTCAATAATTCAGATCTTTttacacaaaacatttttttctctaGCTTATACAAGGACACTTATGGCCAGGTTACTGACAATAGTTAATTAAAAGGAAAGAATACCGTAGTACTGCTGATATAATTCATGAATCTCCATCAGTTCTGCATTTTAAATCGCCTCATTGGATTCAAACTTCTCCACAAACAATTCATGGGATACAATTCACTGAAGCAGAATTACGCATCTGCGCTGTGCTTTTAATACAATGAAATGGGTAGCTAGTGAAATATTTCAACCACAACACTTATTTTTGAGGTGTACTCCACCAAAAAGCTATTTGTGGAGTATTATTTTAAAACCAAAAGAACATTTTCTGGGGGGCTTTTTCATTACCAACAGTTGTATACAGTAAATCCCATCATAATGAACAATCGACTGCATTAACTTACaggaaaataatcaaaattcaCTTTGACCAGTCATcaataaaacagtaaaagtGTCAATTTTCTTCTGATAACAGCggtgagatatatatatatacaaacctCAGAAAGCCACATCTTGTCAGCAAGTGAAATGGATTCATTGTAATAAATGCTGGAAAACTAGTTCATGTGCCTTCCACTGACAAAAAGTGTCTCTTGCACAAGCCTGGTCTCTCTATCGACACAAAGATCTAACAGTACTTCTCAGAAGAACGTAAAAATATACAACGTATTTACAGCAGGATATTTTCTATACATTCTAGTGGGAATGTTcaatgaggaaaaataaagcatttgatGATTTCACGTGGGTGCCGTCTGTCCCTGATTGTCCGTAGAATTGTAACAAGAGGGAGTCAATTTTCAAACCTAATTCGATGGCGcatataaaaacattgttttacatGATAGCACATCACACATACATGTAGACATGGAAAACAAGTGTGATGAAGTACAGATGAGACCTCACTCAATCGCATTTTGTCAACAAGGCCTGGACAGATGTGCCTTTACTACTGGATTCTATGAAATAGTGATCAAAACTACAGATATCTGAAACATgattcatatacacacacacacacacacactgaagcacAGTCAATGAGAATGCGATTTCCTTCCAACCACAGAGAATAGTTTGAGTATTAAACTCTGCGATCTTGCTAAAActctaaaataataaaatatgatgggcaaaattaaataaagctCCCAGATCTCAACTTATTACAGACTGAATAGCTTGATAGCTTATgtgtttgttgttattgtgcAAGTGGAATTAGTAGCCTTAGAGCACTGACTAAGAAACAACAGAAATACATATACAGGAATGAGTAAAAGCctggaataaaaaacaaagaaaggcacagatgcaaaaaaaaaaaaagaaaagaaaagaaaaaccaaGCACCTCATTTCCACGTGTACTGTctttcataatataataaaacttTGAGTTTCAATCAAAACAAGGGGGGTCTAGTCACATTGTTGTTTCCCCAAAACGTGTGCATCTTCCGAGAAGAACAACAATCAAAAGTACTATGAAACTGCAGCTGCAAGAGCTGCATTATAAGTGACGAAAGCAACATGTGTAATTTCAAATAACCCAAATCTGaaagtacatactacattccctGTAGTGAAACATTGTGCAAATTGTGCAAAAATTAAGCACAATCTTAAGTAATTTCATTACAACTCACTTTGTACTGCTGgaggaaaataataaatgacCCGGCAACCATTAAATGAATGCAGATATTTGATACTTAAGTCTTTTTttaggaggggggggggctgcCTTTTTATTACACTGCCTATCCGGCACCAGAGTCACAAAAGTCTGCGGCAAAAATTCAGCCACAAAGGGAATTCATTGATGAATTTATGAATGAGAACTACTATATAATTTCAGCTTTTTTTGCCATCACATCCACCAAATTAGGCCCAATCTGTACATTGAAAATAAATTCAATTCCATATCAGATGAATACAATCAGTTAAATATTTGCTGTAGCATTCAAATCACATATTATGTGGACACATGCCCATCTCAGGTGACAGTAAAGTGATTTCAACATAAAGTGAAGAATCAGTTATGATCTAATCATGGGTGTCATTTCAGTAGACGATTTAACATGAGTTACACTGCTGGAATAAAAAGGTTCTAGGAGtggatttaaataaaacaatgaggGGAGGTAGCTATAGTAAGAGCAAAGAGGCATACATATAAATAGGGCCTATGTTTTAACAAGTGGAAATATTGCATTAAGCAGCAAGAGTGACTTTTTTTGTGCAAAGCAAACTGattgataaaatatgaaacaAACTTCTGTGGCAATGGTGTGAGAGACTATTTCACTCTTCATCTCTTGCATTAAACTTTGGTCGCTTAATCTCTCAATGTACATTCTGGAGCAAGAAATATACCAAGCACAAttacaatttgttttaaaggggaAATGCTAATTATGATTTATCAATTTATGTTCAGTATTTCTATTCTATGAGGTTGcacttaaaacaaaaacaaaaaaaagttttatgaaaCAAAATGCTTTGAGAAAGAGCACATAGTTGCAATGGGACTCGTTTTGGCAAAACAGGAAACATGAGATAAAGTGCCGCTGAAATTATTAACAGAAATTAATGCTTCATCCCTCCCTTCAGCCAAAGGTTTCACCGGATGAAACGTCGGGGGAGGAGTTCAGTTGAGACCTGGTCTCGGTGACTCGGACTAAGGGGAACTCTGAGAAGTCTGTGCTGTGTCCTCGGAGGCTTAATTGTCCGTTGGCGACAGTAAACTGTGATGAGGATCCCGATCTTGACGTCTGGAAATGAGATTTGAAGTTCTGATCGAAGGAGCTTATTTGAAAAGTCTGCAGGATGCCTGGTGAGGAGTCTGTCTTTTTGGAGGGCGAGACCTGCTCCAGAAAGTCCTCCTCGGCTGGGGACACAGCGGAGGGAGGGGTGGTCTCGTCACCTGAAAATGAAAACGAGTGCTGGGAGTCCCCGACCAGTAATCCAAAGGTAGGTTTGTCTAAAGTGGACCTCAGCGGCGAGCTCATTCCTGATTTGAACCTGCTGGGGGAAGGAAACTGTTTCTCGGTGGAGAACAGAGGTTGTCCAGCTAAGGTGGGGTTTTCGGAGACCAGGCTGAGGCTCTGGCTGGTCAGGTAGCTGTCGTTCTGGCTGGTCCTCTCCAGGGCTTGCTGGAGAAACTTGGAGTACTCTTGCAAGAGGCTGACCTTCTCGGTAGCCGGCTGAGCCTGGACGCTGGAGGTTCCGAGACTCTCCACGGGGCTGCTGTCTGAAACTTCGGAGGAGTTGATGGATATGCTAGAGGTCACCTCTGTGTCGGCCACGCTGAAGGAAATGTCTGACTGCCCGTTGGCTTTGTTGGAGTAATGGTCCAACAGCGTCTGAAGAACCTCGTCTGGCAACACGCTCTTGTCGTGTGTCGCTTTAATCTCAGCGTTGATGGGCTGGGGCTCCAGAATGGTGGCGGGGACGGTCTCGTCGATGACGGCCGACACCACGGTTTGCGTAACAGGCGGCTGAGAGGAAATGCTGCTCGTGTTCAGGCTGTAATCCCGACTGTTGTTGGCCATCGCAGCCTGAAGATAACGTTTCTTCTTGAGAAACTGCATGGCGTCGTCGTAGTTTGTGCTGCTAGCTGCTGGCTTTGCTGGTCCTCCTTGAAGAGTTTCAACTGACTCGAGCTCAGTGTTGCTTTCTACTTCTATAAGGCCTTGCTTGTCCACGATTTCAAAGGTGTACTGTGTGACCTTAGCGGTTTCCTCAAAGGAAGACAAAGTGGACAGGCAGGGAGGAGTCTGTTCACTGCACTGTTTGAGACTCCTCTTGGGGACTTTCTTCAGGACTAGTTTGGGAGGAGTCGTGTCTTCTGGTGACACTTCCCCCTCTTGGTGTTGGCTCGCCGCTTCTTCAGGGAGTTCCACGGAGTAATCTGCAATCACATACTCATGTTTGACTTTGGAGGACACGGCATAGAGAGGTAGACCTTCAATTTTATTctgtctctgctcctcctccttctcctccgttTCCACAACAGCGACAGTGTGCCCTTCAGTCTGGACAGCAGTGGAAGCTCCTGAACTCTTGTCTGCACACTTTTGCCGCTTTTTCTTGGGCAGCGAACACTCTTTGGCAAGAAAGGGGAGGCCCAAAGGATCTGCTTCACGCAAAGGCCCAACTTTACCAGCTGCCTTGttggtctttctctctctgttctcgtgaCACATTCGTCTGTGCTTTAAAACCCGGTCCGTTCTGGAGAAGTACTGTGGATAGAGGCcaaaaatttatattttattgtaccACAACAAGACACAAAGTAGCAACAAACCTTAGTTATCTTTGCAACTCATTTAAAGGACGGGTCCATCTGTATCTTgttccattttttttcaaatagaaaCGGCCACTCAACCATTGCAAAAAGACGTAGGTTATCAAAGTAAGCAAatcgaagctaatcaataaggctATGAATAATGtgagctgagtcaaagttaacTGTGTTACGTTTGGAagtaactgaaagggttaggaAAAGGGCCGTCTCACAgtgaggtaaagcggctgtggacgggagcagcagaaaaacgtattttagccaactaaaaaaaaatccatatcagCTGAAGTAagtatatttagaatatatagTAAGTATATTTAGAAAAGTATACCCTGCAGTCTGGCACATATACAGAACACTAATATGAGCACCAATTCAGATTTTATGCTGTTTTAACACCTAATTTTCCAAAATATTCAATTGTCTTGTTCCTTCCACGTACACATATTTACtaggaaataaaaacattgctTACCTGGTGACAGTAGTCACACTGGTAAGGCTTCTCTCCGCTGTGAGTCCTCTTGTGTCTCTCCATGTGGTACTTCTGGATGAACCTCATCCCACACTCATCACAGCGAAAAGGCTTTTCAcctacacaaagacacaaaaaaagggaaaaaaagactcacttaagactaaaactaaacaaaataaaatcccagTGCATATTGGTTGCATTCATTCTTCACTCACCAGTGTGGATCTTCTCATGTCTCTGGAGGAGATATTTCTGAATGAAGCGCATATCACACTGGCTGCACtgaaacggcttctcacctggaAATTGAATAATAAACATCAGTATATATAAGTAACAATATAGATTCTGTATTTCATTGGATATAATGGCATTTTAAAACATGACTAGGTAATTCATACCAGTGTGAATGAAGACATGCCTCTGTAGATGGTAGTTGGTTCTGAATGCAGCATTACAGTGAACACAGACGTGACACTTGGGGCTTTGGGTGCCCAATGATCCATCATCATTGATGTTGAGAATCTACAACAGCAAAGGGAACAAAGAAATATTAGTATTTGATTCATTCTTACAGTTGTCACCGTGGAAAACTGTCAAACATATGCAGCTCAGGCCATTTAAAAAAACGGTGATTTCTGAGATAACATTGACTTGCACCTTTGCTGGTGAACGCtgcttcctttttttcttcttgggACACACCATCATGTCCTTAGCTCCTTTTTTGTCCTTCTTTATCTGGGCCGGTGTCTCAGACAGCTTCAGTTCCTGCTTGATGCTTAACTGTAAAAGTAGGACCATAGATAGTAAAGACATTTAACAAGGCACATGGCCTACTTTAAAGCCCACTCACTCATTCAGCAGCTTGTCAGGGTGAGGCGGGAGCACTAGGGCAAGCAGGAGCAGCTTCTCCTACACAATTTAAGAGGCCAGTTGATGTAGTTTAAGTATCCTCTGAGGATGACCCCCTGCTAGAGGCATAATAGACTGAAGGGAAACCTCAGGTCCTAGAACAATGAACACTATGACATGCTGAAAAATCACATCTTCCACCTGGCCTGGAAGCATCTGCAGATCTCCCATATGACATATTTTAAATGAGGTTGCCACGTTCCAAAATTTTAGCAAATGACTTGGTGAGTGCAATGTTTCTCTTACCGACAGAAACAACGGCCAAAACTATGGATATAATatccaagttgtaataaacagGAATTAAGCAGCCCTAAGCCTAACCCTGTGAATCAGTTCAAGTTATCCTCGATGTTTACACTCACAGTGCAAAATAGTCTTTTTAAATTCACATGTGctgtatttttattcttttgtatTACAAAAGATTAAAAAGCACAAACCTTTCAGCTAATGCTTTTATCTCTGCGAAGGCACCTGACTTTTTTACTCTGAGCGCGAACCAGGTACACAAGGGGGAGTGAGGTGATCCCTCACAACAATATATTATCCTCAATGTTTAAGAAGGTTATTTTCAGTGATCTTCTGTGGGGTGACAGGGCTTTCTTCTTCTAATATTTATGTCATACACTTTATATCACTGtccttaaaatgtcaaatacagCCTTCCATTTACAAAATATAGTCACTGTTACTTAAACCTTCTTTGGCATTGTTTTGCAAAGCGGCTCTAAACCAGTTCATGAATGTCAACAGCAGTTAAGTGGACCAAGGGTGGCTTTCATATATGTGTCAATACCTGTGAATTTTCGGTGTTGAAAGAACTGAAGTCCCACAACAAACATTGCATGAGATGACATAAAAGGAGACTCACTATAATGACGTGATGATCTTATCAATACATATGCTACTTCTGAACTGGCATGAACTCACTGGCATATGAAGCAAGCAGGGAAACTTATTGGTGAGTTTTAGGGGGAAATGCACTCCCACCtcgcctcctccctcctcttctcctcctctaccaTTCTTCGTCATCTCCTCCTGCATCATCAGCAGCTGCTCTGGAGGGACCAGATCATGTGTAACCAGCGAGCTCCCAGTCAAGTCCTCATCTTCGTCTtcatcgtcgtcgtcgtcgtcgtcgtcgtcgtcctcGGCCAACAGAGGGTGGTTCACCAGCGATCGCTCCCCCAGCGTCATCACCAccagtcctcctcctccgccgccCAGCCcgactctccctcctcctccatctatTCCTCCACTGCTGCACTTCAGCAACATGCCCTCCAGCTTGTCCTCAGTGTTCATCTTACATAGAGTAGTTTTTGAGtctgtaaaaaagaaagaaatggagagATGACCGGACAATGTTGGCAAGCTAAATATCAAACATactcaatgcaaaaaaaaaaagttgtaatgtaTTTGACATGAGAAGGAGGATGTAAAAATcacacacaaccacaaaaacaacaaagataACAAAAACTCCAAAACATATTTCCATCGTGATTCTTGATGTGAAGATAGCAAAGAAGCAGGAGTCCAAGTGACTAAGATATAACTAGGGAGGGTGGTAAGCTTACACATTACCCATAAGCCCATaatttatcttctttttttaaaactatgatgtttacttattattttaatgtacaaaggtaacttttttttcactaCCTGGCACCATAACACCCTAAAGGAACAGGTACCCGAGGGTCATTAAGAACaacacacacccccacaacagcctgttctccctcctgccctctggtagaagagacaggacccccaggactcacaccagcagactgaggaacagttttttccaccAAGCCATAAGaattttaaatagataattcatacgacaccttctcacacaaaaagtacctcagtcatatatcttatactgtatatgttcttaatgtgtatgttcttaatgtatatgttcttaatatgcctgtatatgttcttaatatgccttgtacaaagtatttcttatatatgtacattcatacttcctgatatgtatatgttcttaatatgccttgtacaaagtatttccttttattattgttatataacttattatttttaatggagcttcccagcaaatagcattttcacacgattgtataccttgcgtgacaataaacatcttgaatcttgaatctaccCAATGTTGGTACTGAAGCCCAGCAAGAACAAATCAACAACACTAGCTCTAGCCTGGTTGGCATGAGTTTCCCCTTGCCCTATAAAAGGTGGTCTTTAAGATACTCAGGGGCTCTGTAGCTATAAATATGATGCATATTCTAGTCACAGTAGGTTTCATTCACTAGTTGCACATGACCTATGAGACTTATCCACTTAGATCCACATCTATAGCATAAAACTCCTCTCAGTAATATGTCAACTTCTGTAAGTGGGTCAGCTGTTATTAATGTGATACTATACAGTGTAAAGTGATACAGCAAGCACCAGCTCAGCTGCTTTTTAATAAGCCTAAATCGTAAAACATTTGAAGTCACTTTGTATATTTAGGTTATATTATTGCCTGCACTTGGCATTACTTCAAAAACACCTAACTAATTAGTTAACCAGCAATCACTTGATCTGTAAAACGGTCATGCTAACGTGAGCTAGCACACCGTTTTGGTAAACAGGTTTGACAATATAGCCTGATATAGATTAACCCCAGGAGACAGTAGGCAAGTTAAGTATTTAAACACACACCAAACAACCACTTAGTCCCATATGTAAACACACTCACTGTGTCACTCGGGTTAAAGGGGGTTAAGTCTCCTGCctgctagccagctagctagctagccgcGCTTGTTGTTGTCAAGGCTGCTGCATCACGTTACGAAGAGAAGCGGATGTGCCTTCAAAACAAAAGCTCGTTCAACCACTTCACATGGAACACTGGAGAGGACAGGGGTCAGCGAGCTTTAcgatcaaaagagacattttagggaaagaaaaaaataatctgtatggagccgcaaaacatttgagcattgtgatgaaggtaacagtttatagtctaagtcaggggtctgcaacctgcagctctggagcccctctccagtggctccctgagGATTTTTAGAAAAatttgtggaaatgaataactgtttttttgtttacattttcatttttattcatcattgttgtaggtttatggtacgacggtacgacagagtattagggccacattgaggaaaaaaaataaatc
This DNA window, taken from Sebastes fasciatus isolate fSebFas1 chromosome 14, fSebFas1.pri, whole genome shotgun sequence, encodes the following:
- the znf148 gene encoding zinc finger protein 148 isoform X3, whose protein sequence is MLSIKQELKLSETPAQIKKDKKGAKDMMVCPKKKKRKQRSPAKILNINDDGSLGTQSPKCHVCVHCNAAFRTNYHLQRHVFIHTGEKPFQCSQCDMRFIQKYLLQRHEKIHTGEKPFRCDECGMRFIQKYHMERHKRTHSGEKPYQCDYCHQYFSRTDRVLKHRRMCHENRERKTNKAAGKVGPLREADPLGLPFLAKECSLPKKKRQKCADKSSGASTAVQTEGHTVAVVETEEKEEEQRQNKIEGLPLYAVSSKVKHEYVIADYSVELPEEAASQHQEGEVSPEDTTPPKLVLKKVPKRSLKQCSEQTPPCLSTLSSFEETAKVTQYTFEIVDKQGLIEVESNTELESVETLQGGPAKPAASSTNYDDAMQFLKKKRYLQAAMANNSRDYSLNTSSISSQPPVTQTVVSAVIDETVPATILEPQPINAEIKATHDKSVLPDEVLQTLLDHYSNKANGQSDISFSVADTEVTSSISINSSEVSDSSPVESLGTSSVQAQPATEKVSLLQEYSKFLQQALERTSQNDSYLTSQSLSLVSENPTLAGQPLFSTEKQFPSPSRFKSGMSSPLRSTLDKPTFGLLVGDSQHSFSFSGDETTPPSAVSPAEEDFLEQVSPSKKTDSSPGILQTFQISSFDQNFKSHFQTSRSGSSSQFTVANGQLSLRGHSTDFSEFPLVRVTETRSQLNSSPDVSSGETFG
- the znf148 gene encoding zinc finger protein 148 isoform X2; the encoded protein is MNTEDKLEGMLLKCSSGGIDGGGGRVGLGGGGGGLVVMTLGERSLVNHPLLAEDDDDDDDDDDEDEDEDLTGSSLVTHDLVPPEQLLMMQEEMTKNGRGGEEEGGGELSIKQELKLSETPAQIKKDKKGAKDMMVCPKKKKRKQRSPAKILNINDDGSLGTQSPKCHVCVHCNAAFRTNYHLQRHVFIHTGEKPFQCSQCDMRFIQKYLLQRHEKIHTGEKPFRCDECGMRFIQKYHMERHKRTHSGEKPYQCDYCHQYFSRTDRVLKHRRMCHENRERKTNKAAGKVGPLREADPLGLPFLAKECSLPKKKRQKCADKSSGASTAVQTEGHTVAVVETEEKEEEQRQNKIEGLPLYAVSSKVKHEYVIADYSVELPEEAASQHQEGEVSPEDTTPPKLVLKKVPKRSLKQCSEQTPPCLSTLSSFEETAKVTQYTFEIVDKQGLIEVESNTELESVETLQGGPAKPAASSTNYDDAMQFLKKKRYLQAAMANNSRDYSLNTSSISSQPPVTQTVVSAVIDETVPATILEPQPINAEIKATHDKSVLPDEVLQTLLDHYSNKANGQSDISFSVADTEVTSSISINSSEVSDSSPVESLGTSSVQAQPATEKVSLLQEYSKFLQQALERTSQNDSYLTSQSLSLVSENPTLAGQPLFSTEKQFPSPSRFKSGMSSPLRSTLDKPTFGLLVGDSQHSFSFSGDETTPPSAVSPAEEDFLEQVSPSKKTDSSPGILQTFQISSFDQNFKSHFQTSRSGSSSQFTVANGQLSLRGHSTDFSEFPLVRVTETRSQLNSSPDVSSGETFG
- the znf148 gene encoding zinc finger protein 148 isoform X1, with product MNTEDKLEGMLLKCSSGGIDGGGGRVGLGGGGGGLVVMTLGERSLVNHPLLAEDDDDDDDDDDEDEDEDLTGSSLVTHDLVPPEQLLMMQEEMTKNGRGGEEEGGGEVGVHFPLKLTNKFPCLLHMPLSIKQELKLSETPAQIKKDKKGAKDMMVCPKKKKRKQRSPAKILNINDDGSLGTQSPKCHVCVHCNAAFRTNYHLQRHVFIHTGEKPFQCSQCDMRFIQKYLLQRHEKIHTGEKPFRCDECGMRFIQKYHMERHKRTHSGEKPYQCDYCHQYFSRTDRVLKHRRMCHENRERKTNKAAGKVGPLREADPLGLPFLAKECSLPKKKRQKCADKSSGASTAVQTEGHTVAVVETEEKEEEQRQNKIEGLPLYAVSSKVKHEYVIADYSVELPEEAASQHQEGEVSPEDTTPPKLVLKKVPKRSLKQCSEQTPPCLSTLSSFEETAKVTQYTFEIVDKQGLIEVESNTELESVETLQGGPAKPAASSTNYDDAMQFLKKKRYLQAAMANNSRDYSLNTSSISSQPPVTQTVVSAVIDETVPATILEPQPINAEIKATHDKSVLPDEVLQTLLDHYSNKANGQSDISFSVADTEVTSSISINSSEVSDSSPVESLGTSSVQAQPATEKVSLLQEYSKFLQQALERTSQNDSYLTSQSLSLVSENPTLAGQPLFSTEKQFPSPSRFKSGMSSPLRSTLDKPTFGLLVGDSQHSFSFSGDETTPPSAVSPAEEDFLEQVSPSKKTDSSPGILQTFQISSFDQNFKSHFQTSRSGSSSQFTVANGQLSLRGHSTDFSEFPLVRVTETRSQLNSSPDVSSGETFG